The Desulfovibrio sp. G11 region TACGATGCCTTTGTGCCGCGCATCACAGAAGCATGGGATAAACCCCTCTATGCCATGCTGGACGAAGCGGCGGACAAATACCCAAACCGCCCGGCGGTCATCTTTCAGAACACCCGTATTTCTTACAAAAAACTGCGTGAAAAGGCAGAACTCTTCGCTGGAGCGCTCAAACGCCTCGGCGTCAAGACTGGGCAGCGCGTGGCACTCATGATGCCCAACATGCCTCAGACCGTGGTGGCCTTCTGGGGCATCATCAAGGCAGGCGGCGTGGTTGTCATGACCAACCCCCTGTATATGGAAAAAGAGATCATTGCCAACATGCAGGATTCCGGGGCAGAACATATTGTCATGCTCGACCTGCTCTGGCCCCGCGTATCTGCTCTGCGTGACCGCCTGCCGTTGCGCAGTTTCATCGTCACTGGTGCGGCGGACGCGTTATCTTTTCCGCTTAACTTGCTGTATCGGCTTAAAAAGTCCCGTGGCAAAAAAATTTCCATACCGTATGACGGCAAAAGCGTTTTTGAATGGAAAAAGGTATTCAAAGGTGCAGAGCGGTATTCTGCCCCCATTGCCGATCCTCACACTGCCCCCATCATGCTCCAGTACACGGGCGGCACTACGGGCTTGCCCAAGGGCGTCACGCTGACGCATGCCAACCTTGGCACCAACTGCCGCCAGGTTCTCGACATTATCAATGTCAAGGCTGAAGATCACCACACCTTCATCTCGATTCTGCCTTTTTTTCACGTGTATGGCCTCACTACCGGCCTGATTATTCCTATCGCGCTGGCTGCCACTACCCTGCCTTTGCCGCGCTATGTTCCCCAGGACGTGCTGCGCCTGATCGGCAAACATAAGCCGAGCATCTTTCCCGGCGCGCCTTCGGTGTATATTTCGCTTTTGCAGCAAAAAAATCTTGCCCAGTATGACCTGCGCTGCATCAAGATATGCGTTTCAGGCTCAGCTCCCCTGCCGCGAGAAATTTTCCGGCAGTTTCAGGACACCACGGGCGCTTCCATTCTCGAAGGTTACGGCCTTACCGAAGCCTCGCCGATTACCCACTGCAACCCATTGGGCAAACAGGGACAAAAACCCAACTCCATCGGCATGCCTCTGCCCGGAACTGATGCCC contains the following coding sequences:
- a CDS encoding long-chain-fatty-acid--CoA ligase, producing MNTELYRPWFAHYDAFVPRITEAWDKPLYAMLDEAADKYPNRPAVIFQNTRISYKKLREKAELFAGALKRLGVKTGQRVALMMPNMPQTVVAFWGIIKAGGVVVMTNPLYMEKEIIANMQDSGAEHIVMLDLLWPRVSALRDRLPLRSFIVTGAADALSFPLNLLYRLKKSRGKKISIPYDGKSVFEWKKVFKGAERYSAPIADPHTAPIMLQYTGGTTGLPKGVTLTHANLGTNCRQVLDIINVKAEDHHTFISILPFFHVYGLTTGLIIPIALAATTLPLPRYVPQDVLRLIGKHKPSIFPGAPSVYISLLQQKNLAQYDLRCIKICVSGSAPLPREIFRQFQDTTGASILEGYGLTEASPITHCNPLGKQGQKPNSIGMPLPGTDARIVDMEGGSLTLPPGKMGELIVSGPQVMSGYWRRPDESASALRNGWLYTGDLATMDEDGYFYIVDRKKDMVIVNGYNVYPREVDEVLLEHPKVQEAVSVGIRDDVRGEVLKAYVVTQDGEELTKADIVAWCRQKLAGYKVPRLVEFRKELPKTIVGKVLRRALREEEESKAASRKQRKAKNVTTAENGQEQPQENA